One part of the Immundisolibacter sp. genome encodes these proteins:
- a CDS encoding DnaJ domain-containing protein has translation MQRSNRRNYYRILQVQPDAHEAVIRTAYRTLMQKLRLHPDLGGDGAMAALINRAYAVLSDPARRAEYDAQLGRGHGRATRPEPSGLAPAVPAERPAAPDRRHQNAGICPFCAARNPATATNSPAPRCGACASPLSPPPTARRLSATRRAFERLPVAAQVEYFLHGATAPRPAQLRDFSPAGAQLTTGETLPSDTVLALKTPLFDALARVVGSEPAAARGGWLLRLEFLTLALTAPVGSLISTRA, from the coding sequence ATGCAGCGAAGCAACCGACGCAACTATTACCGCATCCTGCAGGTGCAACCGGACGCGCACGAGGCCGTCATCCGCACCGCCTACCGCACGCTAATGCAAAAACTGCGCCTGCATCCGGACCTGGGCGGCGACGGTGCCATGGCGGCGCTGATCAACCGGGCCTATGCCGTTCTATCGGACCCGGCGCGGCGCGCCGAGTACGACGCGCAGCTCGGTCGCGGTCATGGGCGCGCGACGCGCCCGGAACCGTCAGGACTGGCACCCGCGGTCCCGGCCGAGCGCCCCGCAGCACCGGACCGGCGCCATCAAAACGCCGGCATCTGCCCCTTCTGTGCCGCCCGAAATCCGGCCACGGCGACAAACAGCCCCGCCCCACGCTGCGGCGCCTGCGCCAGCCCGCTGTCACCGCCGCCCACGGCGCGACGACTCAGCGCGACGCGGCGTGCCTTCGAGCGGCTGCCGGTAGCGGCCCAGGTCGAATACTTCCTGCATGGCGCCACCGCGCCACGGCCGGCGCAACTGCGGGATTTCTCGCCCGCCGGCGCGCAGCTGACGACCGGCGAAACTCTGCCCTCCGACACCGTACTGGCACTCAAGACCCCCCTGTTCGACGCCCTGGCGCGCGTTGTGGGCAGCGAGCCGGCCGCGGCACGCGGCGGCTGGTTGCTGCGGCTGGAATTCCTGACGCTGGCCCTGACGGCGCCGGTCGGCAGCCTGATCTCCACCCGCGCCTGA
- a CDS encoding YbdD/YjiX family protein encodes MKALRAFWAWLRAVSGDDAYERYLAHHAAAHPDRTPLGRREFFSQRQAAAWAKVKRCC; translated from the coding sequence ATGAAGGCGCTGCGTGCTTTTTGGGCCTGGTTGCGGGCGGTGTCAGGCGACGATGCCTATGAGCGTTACCTGGCCCATCACGCGGCGGCGCATCCGGACCGCACGCCGCTTGGGCGGCGGGAGTTTTTCAGTCAGCGGCAGGCTGCGGCCTGGGCCAAGGTCAAGCGCTGCTGTTAG